One window of the Nocardia huaxiensis genome contains the following:
- a CDS encoding aminotransferase class I/II-fold pyridoxal phosphate-dependent enzyme, protein MTDRPGLLSLPDPVRLANRSDERKKLARGFLGPEPSFPGTEGRIYPGVIDAYHGETGLPIDAAATAALNAAWLELTSRELPDEYRDGRLYDKRQPPILRKLAVDTLFRRIAEPGAGLAGERVPVEEVIVCPYSSTVLLEEAVATIARPGGVLVCPEGYYKSASVHVAKYGLRMVSSPATADDTFKIDPKTLRLCLEEHARQGNLCGVMLTLPGNPVVGDYTVDELTEIGRVLVEADVPVICDMSFDLLVENHIPMAAITVPTEHGPVRLHDRVLTITGNSKAYNAFGPCKLGAATTGNAVWLDTVRDRLRVAFQRETTHLVRAVLEHTSDGYLVSNRLLLRDRMATALSLLEAVNIRHGAKLLRPLGSSDGMFLTVEFDADLMEQADVHTGSELEDLLLTVAGIDTVGLDRTGSPRLALRFNVVAPRMAAGQEQPHLLAELFDRLDHLLTRLRSGMTYPNALLERAIPELARVGS, encoded by the coding sequence GTGACCGACCGTCCTGGGCTGCTGAGCCTGCCGGACCCGGTGCGCCTGGCGAACCGTTCGGACGAGCGCAAGAAGCTCGCACGCGGATTCCTCGGACCGGAGCCGAGCTTCCCCGGCACCGAGGGCCGGATCTACCCGGGCGTCATCGACGCCTATCACGGGGAAACCGGGCTGCCCATCGACGCCGCCGCGACCGCCGCACTGAACGCGGCCTGGCTGGAACTCACCTCGCGGGAACTGCCCGACGAGTACCGGGACGGCCGGCTCTACGACAAGCGGCAACCGCCGATACTGCGAAAGCTGGCTGTGGACACGCTGTTTCGGCGCATCGCCGAACCCGGCGCCGGGCTTGCGGGGGAGCGGGTGCCGGTGGAGGAAGTCATCGTCTGCCCGTACTCCAGCACGGTCCTGCTGGAGGAGGCGGTCGCGACGATCGCGCGACCGGGCGGCGTACTGGTCTGCCCGGAGGGCTACTACAAGAGCGCGAGCGTCCACGTCGCCAAGTACGGCCTGCGCATGGTCTCCAGTCCCGCCACCGCCGACGACACCTTCAAGATCGATCCCAAGACCCTCCGGCTCTGTTTGGAAGAGCATGCGCGGCAAGGGAATCTGTGCGGCGTCATGCTGACCCTGCCGGGCAATCCGGTGGTCGGCGACTACACCGTGGACGAGTTGACCGAGATCGGCCGAGTGCTGGTCGAGGCGGACGTCCCGGTCATCTGCGATATGTCGTTCGACCTCCTGGTGGAAAACCACATCCCCATGGCGGCCATCACCGTACCCACCGAGCACGGCCCTGTCCGCCTCCACGATCGCGTGCTGACGATCACCGGTAACTCGAAGGCGTACAACGCATTCGGTCCCTGTAAGCTCGGTGCCGCCACTACCGGAAACGCCGTCTGGCTGGACACCGTCCGAGACCGCCTGCGCGTCGCCTTCCAACGCGAGACGACTCACCTCGTCCGTGCCGTCCTGGAACACACCTCCGACGGCTACCTGGTGAGCAACCGCCTCCTCCTGCGCGACCGGATGGCGACAGCCCTCTCCCTACTCGAGGCCGTCAACATCCGACACGGCGCGAAACTCCTTCGTCCCCTTGGCAGTTCGGACGGCATGTTCCTCACCGTCGAGTTCGACGCCGACCTCATGGAGCAGGCGGACGTCCATACCGGCTCCGAACTCGAGGACCTCCTCCTGACGGTTGCGGGTATCGACACGGTGGGTCTCGACCGCACCGGCTCCCCCCGCCTGGCGCTCCGCTTCAACGTGGTCGCCCCCCGCATGGCAGCCGGCCAGGAACAACCCCACCTCCTCGCCGAACTGTTCGACCGCCTCGACCACCTTCTGACCCGCCTCCGCTCCGGCATGACCTACCCGAATGCCCTGCTGGAGCGCGCCATTCCAGAATTGGCGAGGGTGGGCTCATGA
- a CDS encoding M20/M25/M40 family metallo-hydrolase, with product MSLRPDLRGTVDGLLPELKVLLEQLVAIPSIAFPDYPKENVQRAHDLVADELRKSGVEDLQVLRLPDTAPVIYGRIPAPEGAPTVLLYGHYDVQPSGDESLWNTPPFTATEKDGAIYGRGAADCKANVVAHIGALRAYGGKPPVGITIVIEGQEEYGSAFDDYPAEQPDLFQADALLICDAGNIRAGTPTLVTALRGVADVFVEVRTLAAPVHSGQFGGAAPDALLALMAGLATLHDAKGDVAVQGLRRDKWSGANYTDEEFAEITGMEPGMPLLGSGPIGERIWYGPAITIIGLDAPPVKTAASAVVPYARAYLNVRVHPEQDPAEGQQAVIDHLRKVKPFGIELTVTGGDVGSGFAAGTSGPAYAAMREAMAKAWGADVVDSAMGGSIPLTNAMAQANPGAEVLMLGAEDGKANIHGYNERVLVSELAATALAEAEFFQLFADRMRK from the coding sequence ATGTCTCTGCGTCCGGACCTGCGTGGCACTGTCGACGGCTTGTTGCCTGAGCTGAAAGTCCTGCTCGAGCAGCTTGTCGCAATTCCCTCTATCGCGTTCCCGGACTATCCGAAGGAGAATGTCCAGCGCGCGCACGATCTTGTTGCTGATGAGTTGCGCAAATCCGGCGTCGAAGACCTTCAGGTCTTGCGGCTACCCGATACCGCCCCTGTCATCTACGGGCGAATCCCCGCTCCGGAAGGCGCGCCGACCGTCCTGCTGTACGGCCACTACGACGTCCAGCCCTCCGGCGACGAGAGTCTGTGGAACACGCCGCCTTTCACCGCGACCGAGAAGGACGGCGCCATCTACGGCCGCGGCGCGGCCGACTGCAAGGCCAATGTGGTGGCCCATATCGGCGCCCTGCGCGCCTACGGCGGCAAACCCCCGGTCGGCATCACCATCGTCATCGAGGGCCAGGAGGAATACGGCTCGGCCTTCGACGACTACCCCGCCGAGCAACCCGACCTCTTCCAGGCCGACGCCCTGCTCATCTGCGATGCCGGCAATATTCGCGCCGGCACCCCGACCCTGGTCACCGCCCTGCGCGGGGTCGCCGACGTCTTCGTCGAGGTCCGCACCCTCGCCGCCCCCGTGCACTCCGGCCAGTTCGGCGGCGCGGCCCCCGACGCCCTGCTCGCCCTCATGGCGGGCCTGGCCACCCTGCACGACGCCAAAGGCGATGTGGCAGTTCAGGGTTTGCGCCGCGACAAATGGTCCGGCGCCAACTACACCGACGAAGAGTTCGCCGAAATCACCGGCATGGAACCGGGAATGCCCCTGCTGGGCAGCGGCCCCATCGGCGAACGCATCTGGTACGGCCCCGCCATCACGATCATTGGCCTGGACGCCCCGCCGGTGAAAACCGCTGCGTCCGCGGTGGTTCCGTACGCGCGCGCCTACCTGAACGTCCGCGTGCACCCGGAGCAGGACCCGGCCGAGGGCCAGCAGGCCGTCATCGACCATCTGCGCAAGGTCAAGCCCTTCGGCATCGAGCTGACCGTCACCGGCGGCGATGTCGGTTCCGGATTCGCGGCCGGCACCAGCGGGCCCGCCTACGCGGCCATGCGCGAGGCCATGGCCAAGGCGTGGGGCGCGGACGTGGTGGACTCCGCCATGGGCGGCTCCATCCCGCTGACCAATGCCATGGCGCAGGCGAATCCGGGCGCCGAGGTCCTCATGCTCGGCGCCGAGGACGGCAAGGCCAATATCCACGGCTACAACGAGCGCGTGCTGGTGAGTGAACTGGCCGCCACCGCCCTCGCCGAAGCCGAATTCTTCCAACTCTTCGCGGACAGGATGCGCAAGTGA
- a CDS encoding GNAT family N-acetyltransferase, whose product MTTPILEYFWCGDDFDAEPGFAASLRELREFRGRIAWDAGRRPDFRRPDGSFTDDDPHDLVAHHLLLRPPGGGDLIGCCRYAPLETLPCSRIRELDATTADSLCAELACADTDILEGGRLLVAPEWRRHGLASDLLLAGTALARVLSRRVIWGTAGVRQGQEHVFLRLGYRCADAPLIPAPHYADDLRIIVCEPHRVPPESEPRTAEFTVRLTALLAKPVPRGP is encoded by the coding sequence ATGACCACGCCGATTCTCGAGTACTTCTGGTGCGGTGATGATTTCGACGCCGAACCCGGATTCGCGGCGAGCCTGCGTGAGCTGCGCGAATTCCGCGGCCGCATCGCCTGGGATGCGGGGCGGCGCCCGGACTTCCGGCGGCCGGACGGCAGCTTCACCGACGACGATCCACACGATCTCGTCGCCCACCATCTGCTGCTGCGTCCGCCGGGCGGTGGCGACCTCATCGGCTGCTGCCGGTACGCGCCGCTGGAAACCTTGCCGTGCAGTCGAATTCGCGAACTCGATGCGACCACCGCCGACAGCCTGTGCGCCGAACTCGCCTGTGCCGACACCGACATCCTGGAGGGCGGCCGTCTGCTCGTCGCTCCGGAGTGGCGACGTCACGGCCTCGCCTCGGATCTGCTCCTGGCGGGGACAGCCCTGGCCCGGGTCCTGTCCCGTCGCGTCATCTGGGGTACGGCGGGCGTGCGCCAAGGCCAGGAGCACGTCTTCCTCCGACTCGGCTATCGCTGTGCCGACGCCCCGCTCATCCCGGCCCCGCACTATGCCGACGACCTGCGGATCATTGTGTGTGAACCCCATCGCGTCCCGCCCGAGAGCGAGCCGCGCACGGCCGAATTCACCGTCCGGTTGACCGCACTACTCGCAAAGCCGGTCCCGCGCGGCCCCTGA
- a CDS encoding ROK family transcriptional regulator, which translates to MASKPSPRAAGAAAPDRAVTPDRAVTPDRPGDAAGVRRRNLGLVLRHIAEHGPCARTEVAAATGLAHGSVTALSSDLVERGLVCEDDAQRGGGRGRPGRPLRLVPGRALSIAVQITSEELRTVVADLAGAVLWRGVVRHDCAPGTPEAMADALAAEVRRAQVSGAAPWSADAGREARRDDGGVLSDAVLARVVIAMAGPVCDDAAQTVLVAADFGWLQPVRLGELVAGRLGPGCPVDVINDGNAAALAEFHARPRPRRGLVLIEAGTGIGGGVVVDGRIHAGSHGIAGEPGHVPVAWDGPECVCGARGCLVCYAGPEAVFEAAGLGEVARREGVSAASGRLVAALETGEQAAAAAVERAGRALAAAVMSISALLDVDEIVLGGTLAQWFPWLLPSMDRTLAGRRALAPAMRLDIVPAVLGPDAMLTGAVEFARRAVLSDPSVVPPMPVRPLR; encoded by the coding sequence GTGGCCAGCAAACCAAGTCCCCGCGCAGCCGGTGCTGCGGCGCCGGATCGCGCTGTGACGCCGGATCGCGCTGTGACGCCGGATCGTCCCGGTGATGCGGCGGGCGTGCGTCGCCGCAATCTCGGTCTGGTGCTGCGGCATATCGCAGAGCATGGGCCCTGCGCTCGGACCGAGGTGGCCGCCGCGACCGGATTGGCACACGGGTCGGTCACGGCGCTGTCATCGGATCTGGTCGAACGTGGGCTGGTCTGTGAGGACGATGCCCAGCGCGGCGGCGGGCGTGGGCGACCCGGGCGGCCGCTGCGACTCGTGCCGGGCCGGGCGCTGTCCATCGCGGTGCAGATCACCTCCGAGGAACTGCGCACGGTGGTCGCCGACCTCGCGGGTGCGGTGCTGTGGCGTGGCGTGGTTCGGCACGACTGCGCACCAGGCACCCCGGAAGCGATGGCGGATGCGCTCGCGGCCGAGGTGCGTCGAGCACAGGTGAGCGGGGCGGCGCCCTGGTCAGCGGATGCCGGCCGAGAAGCGCGCCGGGATGACGGGGGCGTCCTGTCGGACGCGGTACTGGCGCGGGTGGTGATCGCCATGGCAGGGCCGGTGTGCGACGATGCGGCCCAAACCGTATTGGTGGCAGCGGATTTCGGGTGGTTGCAGCCGGTGCGGCTGGGAGAGTTGGTTGCCGGGCGACTCGGACCGGGGTGTCCGGTGGATGTGATCAATGACGGAAATGCGGCGGCGCTGGCGGAGTTTCATGCGCGGCCGCGGCCGAGGCGCGGACTGGTGCTGATCGAGGCGGGGACCGGGATCGGTGGCGGGGTCGTGGTGGATGGGCGAATTCACGCGGGCAGTCACGGGATCGCCGGGGAGCCGGGGCATGTGCCGGTGGCATGGGACGGGCCGGAGTGCGTGTGCGGGGCACGGGGATGCCTGGTGTGCTACGCCGGCCCGGAGGCGGTGTTCGAGGCGGCCGGGCTCGGGGAAGTGGCGCGGCGGGAAGGGGTTTCGGCGGCATCCGGCCGCCTGGTGGCCGCCCTCGAGACGGGGGAGCAGGCAGCCGCCGCCGCGGTGGAGCGCGCGGGACGGGCGCTGGCGGCGGCGGTGATGTCGATCTCCGCGCTGCTGGACGTGGACGAGATCGTGCTGGGCGGGACTCTCGCACAGTGGTTTCCGTGGCTGCTGCCGAGCATGGATCGGACGCTGGCGGGGCGGCGAGCACTGGCTCCGGCCATGCGGCTGGATATCGTTCCGGCCGTCCTGGGGCCCGATGCCATGCTCACGGGTGCCGTCGAATTCGCCAGGCGCGCTGTGCTTTCCGACCCGTCCGTGGTGCCCCCGATGCCGGTCCGTCCCCTCCGGTGA
- a CDS encoding S1 family peptidase, whose product MLGFRRMAARASAVAALGLLAASPLPAAAAPEEVAAAPGRAELGGGSGIVLGSRTKCSLTTIGYDGAGRLVGFTAGHCAEAGTPVRGEQFPEAGVVGVVVTADEQLDYGVIQFDPNLVVPLRTVGGTTIAGISPAPAAWNVVCQNGRTSGHACGVVWSSSPMGFMEQACSSYGDSGGPVTIGDRLVGLVSGPLINDTTGIRFSCSAAANPLHTPVIAVAFDAIRAAVDAGKGVGAGFQPV is encoded by the coding sequence ATGTTGGGATTCCGCCGGATGGCCGCGCGCGCCTCGGCGGTGGCCGCACTGGGATTGCTCGCCGCGAGCCCACTGCCCGCCGCTGCCGCGCCGGAGGAGGTGGCCGCCGCACCAGGGCGGGCCGAGCTGGGCGGCGGGTCGGGCATCGTGCTGGGATCACGCACCAAGTGCTCGCTGACCACCATCGGGTACGACGGTGCGGGCCGGCTGGTCGGATTCACCGCGGGGCACTGTGCGGAGGCGGGCACCCCGGTGCGGGGTGAACAGTTCCCCGAGGCCGGTGTGGTCGGGGTGGTGGTGACCGCCGACGAGCAACTCGATTACGGCGTCATCCAATTCGATCCGAATCTGGTCGTCCCCCTGCGCACCGTGGGCGGCACCACCATCGCGGGCATCAGCCCGGCGCCGGCGGCCTGGAACGTGGTGTGCCAGAACGGGCGCACCAGCGGGCATGCCTGTGGGGTCGTATGGTCCTCCAGCCCAATGGGATTCATGGAGCAGGCCTGCTCGAGCTACGGCGATTCCGGCGGCCCGGTGACAATCGGCGACCGGCTGGTGGGGCTGGTGTCCGGGCCGCTCATCAATGACACCACCGGTATTCGGTTCAGCTGCTCGGCCGCGGCCAATCCACTGCACACGCCGGTGATCGCCGTCGCCTTCGACGCGATCCGGGCGGCCGTCGATGCCGGGAAGGGCGTCGGGGCGGGGTTCCAGCCGGTCTGA
- a CDS encoding carboxylesterase/lipase family protein yields MSAGQIGRRTLLLGAGALALATACAPSRATPTPETVTTTLGPVRGVRRETGFAYLGIPYAQAPVGELRFAAPAAPVRWQEALDCTEYGPTAQRKPLSEVTAIPEPTIPGDGILNLNVFTPDPSRRAKLPVLVWIHGGGFVAGCSASPWYDGASFNRDGVVVVSIGYRLGVEGFLHVEGAPDNRAVLDWIAALTWVRDNIEAFGGDPDRVTVAGQSAGGGAVWALMGTPAAKGLFRAGISASGALSQPNDRATGQAAAEFFTRRTGVPATVAALKDMGSMQIQDLQDKMRAQGVDSLTISPLALAPFADGELIPQSSAELSKSGAAMDIPLLVGFTRDEFGAALGPGVSDLLLRGPSYRVAESHAARGIPTWLYEFSWASTAAEYSGSSFHCLDVPFAFDLLNAQGVTAVAGANPPQALADAIHRAWVSFVTDGDPGSNWPRYSLDTRQTMIWSDPPSVANDPFAPQRPLWLA; encoded by the coding sequence ATGTCTGCTGGACAGATCGGTCGCCGGACGCTGCTGCTCGGGGCGGGGGCGTTGGCGCTCGCCACCGCGTGTGCGCCGAGCCGGGCGACACCCACGCCGGAGACAGTGACGACTACCTTGGGGCCGGTGCGTGGGGTGCGGCGCGAGACCGGGTTCGCCTATCTGGGGATTCCGTATGCGCAGGCGCCGGTCGGGGAGTTGCGGTTCGCCGCACCGGCCGCGCCGGTGCGCTGGCAGGAGGCGCTGGACTGCACGGAGTACGGGCCGACCGCGCAGCGGAAGCCGTTGTCGGAGGTGACGGCGATTCCCGAGCCCACGATTCCGGGGGACGGCATCCTGAATCTCAATGTGTTCACGCCCGATCCGTCCAGGCGGGCGAAACTGCCGGTGCTGGTGTGGATTCACGGGGGTGGGTTCGTGGCCGGATGTTCGGCCAGCCCTTGGTACGACGGGGCGTCCTTCAATCGCGACGGGGTGGTCGTGGTGTCGATCGGGTACCGGCTCGGGGTGGAGGGGTTTCTGCACGTCGAGGGGGCGCCCGACAATCGCGCGGTGCTGGATTGGATCGCCGCGCTGACCTGGGTGCGGGACAATATCGAGGCGTTCGGCGGGGATCCGGACAGGGTGACCGTCGCCGGACAGTCGGCGGGTGGCGGTGCGGTGTGGGCGCTCATGGGGACACCTGCGGCGAAAGGGCTTTTCCGGGCGGGCATTTCGGCATCGGGGGCGTTGTCGCAGCCGAATGATCGGGCTACCGGACAGGCCGCGGCGGAATTCTTCACGCGGCGGACCGGGGTGCCCGCGACCGTGGCGGCACTGAAGGATATGGGGAGCATGCAGATTCAGGATCTGCAGGACAAGATGCGGGCGCAGGGGGTCGACAGTCTCACCATTTCGCCATTGGCACTGGCACCGTTCGCGGATGGGGAGCTCATCCCGCAGTCCAGTGCCGAACTGTCGAAATCCGGTGCGGCCATGGATATTCCACTGCTGGTCGGATTCACCCGCGACGAGTTCGGCGCCGCCCTGGGCCCGGGCGTCAGCGATCTGCTGCTGCGTGGGCCGTCGTACAGGGTGGCGGAATCGCATGCGGCGCGGGGCATTCCGACCTGGCTGTACGAGTTCAGCTGGGCCTCGACGGCCGCCGAGTACAGCGGGAGCTCCTTCCACTGCCTGGACGTGCCGTTCGCGTTCGATCTGCTGAACGCGCAGGGCGTCACGGCGGTGGCCGGCGCGAATCCACCGCAGGCGCTGGCCGACGCCATCCACCGGGCGTGGGTGTCGTTCGTCACCGATGGCGATCCGGGGTCGAACTGGCCGCGCTATAGCCTGGATACCCGGCAGACCATGATCTGGTCGGATCCGCCGAGTGTGGCAAACGACCCGTTCGCACCGCAGCGGCCGCTCTGGCTGGCCTGA
- a CDS encoding helix-turn-helix domain-containing protein codes for MSRSTPDAEPVGERVRKLRKDRDLTQQELADLVGVSRSLVQQIENGKRIPPLALRERLSSALGEQLLTGQEAGDAGSDLRMRFNILLGKDPAVVERVLVIAQSLVDAASARDTVEPLREIAERQLERAEEVLTQIPSGSAQVWEWNTIHDWLTVLGRARNSVRAIHTADLGTIGGDVGEDYHEKILQLAADSVEVRRLYVIDSIDDVFPYEDKLWQQARNRVETVLVPRELAPNAQSMLVVDESYVATGEYAYSRRERIVTRFSSLKHDIQFAIRRFDQLYKLANAGMAIAVDEVIAHADLARYRSLAQDDCRTEFRAALRRAWVQAGESPVEGAPR; via the coding sequence ATGTCTCGCTCGACGCCGGACGCCGAGCCCGTCGGTGAGCGCGTCCGCAAACTCCGCAAGGATCGCGACCTCACCCAGCAGGAGCTGGCAGACCTGGTAGGCGTCTCCCGCAGCCTCGTCCAGCAGATCGAAAACGGCAAGCGCATACCGCCTCTCGCCCTCCGCGAACGCCTCAGCTCCGCCCTCGGCGAGCAACTGCTCACCGGTCAGGAAGCGGGCGACGCCGGCAGCGATCTGCGCATGCGCTTCAATATCCTGCTCGGCAAGGACCCTGCCGTAGTCGAACGCGTCCTCGTCATTGCCCAGAGCCTCGTCGACGCGGCCTCCGCCCGCGACACCGTCGAGCCGCTGCGCGAGATCGCCGAACGCCAGCTCGAACGCGCCGAAGAGGTCCTCACCCAGATCCCCTCGGGCAGCGCCCAGGTCTGGGAGTGGAACACCATCCACGACTGGCTCACCGTCCTCGGCCGCGCCCGGAATTCCGTGCGCGCCATCCACACCGCCGACCTGGGCACCATCGGCGGCGATGTGGGCGAGGACTATCACGAGAAGATCCTGCAGCTGGCCGCCGACAGCGTCGAGGTGCGCAGGCTGTACGTGATCGACAGTATCGACGATGTGTTCCCCTACGAGGACAAGCTCTGGCAGCAGGCGCGCAATCGGGTGGAGACCGTGCTGGTCCCGCGCGAGCTGGCCCCGAACGCGCAGAGCATGCTGGTCGTCGACGAGAGTTACGTCGCCACGGGCGAATACGCCTACTCCCGCCGGGAGCGCATCGTGACCAGGTTCTCGTCGCTGAAGCACGACATCCAGTTCGCGATCCGGCGATTCGACCAGCTCTACAAACTCGCGAACGCGGGCATGGCCATCGCGGTCGACGAGGTCATCGCGCACGCGGACCTGGCGCGGTATCGCAGTCTCGCGCAGGACGATTGCCGGACCGAGTTCCGAGCCGCGCTGCGGCGGGCCTGGGTGCAGGCCGGGGAGTCGCCTGTCGAAGGCGCGCCCCGGTGA
- a CDS encoding HAL/PAL/TAL family ammonia-lyase: protein MTVSSVSACVLRFPGLLTARDLEAARGPIRVELSESALARIGHCREFVDELLHSGRPIYGATTGYGALVGFSAGADMTRHSQGLVDFLSVGQGPPLAPELVRAMLLARVWSLAQGNSGVSPEVVTALIEVLTTGLAPVVPEYGSVGASGDLVPLAHAIGALMGRGEIIDGGIRLPAAQALSAVGLPPLTLAGRDGLALVNGTALTSAAAGFACARAARSVTAGLALTALLAEILGVETEFASEALVRAAGHQGAVDAARLLRTRLAGARPSGLRPLQEPYSLRCVPQLAGAVLTSVRHATAVVTADLNGVSDNPLFFPDTGEVVHGGNFFGQPVAFAADLLSSALTQLANLAERQLDLLMDPHRNTGLPPSLSAAPGREHGLTGVQIAATATVVAMRRAAVPAAMQSLPTNQNNQDIVPFGTQAALTAYEQAGRLRWVHGSLALALRQARYLGGRAPRSEAGAALSEELCAAIAPVDPDRPLDVDIRRAADLLDDLFACCPEPAEE, encoded by the coding sequence ATGACGGTGTCATCGGTCTCGGCGTGTGTACTGCGGTTTCCCGGTCTATTGACGGCGCGCGATCTGGAAGCCGCGCGCGGTCCGATTCGGGTGGAACTATCCGAATCCGCGCTGGCGCGGATCGGACATTGCCGGGAGTTCGTCGACGAGTTATTGCATTCGGGCAGGCCGATTTACGGGGCCACCACGGGATACGGGGCGCTGGTCGGATTCAGCGCGGGCGCGGATATGACCCGGCATTCCCAGGGACTCGTAGATTTCCTGTCGGTAGGACAGGGGCCGCCGCTGGCCCCGGAATTGGTGCGAGCCATGTTGCTCGCGCGGGTATGGAGCCTCGCACAGGGAAATTCGGGCGTTTCACCTGAAGTGGTGACGGCGCTGATCGAGGTGCTGACCACCGGCCTCGCACCCGTCGTCCCCGAATACGGGTCGGTCGGCGCCAGCGGCGACCTGGTCCCGCTCGCCCACGCCATCGGGGCGCTCATGGGCCGGGGTGAAATCATCGACGGCGGTATTCGGTTACCCGCCGCGCAGGCGCTGTCCGCCGTGGGACTCCCACCACTCACGCTGGCCGGTCGTGACGGCCTGGCCCTGGTCAATGGCACCGCACTGACCAGCGCGGCCGCCGGATTCGCCTGCGCCCGGGCCGCGCGATCGGTGACGGCCGGTCTCGCGCTCACCGCCCTGCTCGCCGAAATCCTGGGCGTGGAAACGGAATTCGCGTCCGAGGCGCTTGTCCGGGCCGCCGGCCACCAGGGCGCGGTCGACGCGGCCCGGCTGCTGCGCACCCGACTGGCCGGGGCCCGCCCCTCGGGCCTGCGCCCGCTGCAGGAGCCCTACAGCCTGCGCTGCGTACCGCAATTGGCAGGGGCCGTGCTCACCTCCGTCCGCCATGCCACCGCGGTCGTCACCGCGGATCTCAATGGTGTGAGCGACAATCCGCTCTTCTTCCCCGACACCGGCGAGGTGGTGCACGGCGGCAACTTCTTCGGGCAGCCCGTCGCCTTCGCCGCGGACCTGCTCTCCAGCGCCCTCACCCAGCTGGCCAATCTGGCCGAGCGGCAACTGGATCTGCTCATGGACCCGCACCGCAATACCGGTCTGCCGCCGTCGCTTTCGGCCGCGCCGGGCCGCGAACACGGCCTCACCGGCGTGCAGATCGCGGCCACCGCCACCGTGGTCGCCATGCGCCGCGCCGCCGTGCCCGCCGCCATGCAGAGCCTGCCCACCAACCAGAACAACCAGGACATAGTCCCTTTCGGTACGCAGGCCGCGCTCACGGCCTACGAGCAGGCGGGCAGATTGCGCTGGGTGCACGGGTCGCTGGCGCTCGCCCTGCGGCAGGCCCGGTATCTGGGCGGCCGGGCGCCGCGCTCCGAGGCGGGGGCTGCGCTGAGCGAGGAGCTGTGCGCCGCGATCGCTCCGGTTGATCCCGACCGTCCGCTCGATGTGGATATCCGCCGGGCCGCGGATCTGCTGGACGACCTGTTCGCGTGCTGCCCCGAGCCTGCGGAGGAGTGA